A single region of the Malaclemys terrapin pileata isolate rMalTer1 chromosome 2, rMalTer1.hap1, whole genome shotgun sequence genome encodes:
- the LOC128831301 gene encoding 60S ribosomal protein L7-like, with translation MAGVEGKKVPSVPESLLKKRKAFADIKAKRLKRLVVQKKLRKAQRKLIYARAQAYHKEYRQMYRREIRMARMARKAGNYYVPAEPKLAFVIRIRGINGVSPKVRKVLQLLRLRQIFNGTFVKLNKASINMQRTLSNLD, from the coding sequence GGCGTAGAAGGAAAGAAGGTGCCATCTGTTCcagaaagccttttaaaaaagcgAAAggcttttgctgatataaaggCCAAGCGTCTGAAGAGGCTAGTGGTTCAAAAGAAGCTTCGTAAAGCTCAAAGAAAACTCATCTATGCAAGAGCTCAGGCCTATCACAAGGAGTACAGGCAAATGTATAGACGTGAGATTCGTATGGCCCGAATGGCACGCAAAGCTGGCAATTACTATGTACCTGCTGAACCAAAATTGGCCTTCGTGATCAGGATCAGAGGTATCAATGGAGTTAGCCCGAAGGTCCGTAAGGTATTGCAGCTCCTTCGCCTGCGTCAGATTTTCAATGGCACATTTGTAAAACTCAACAAGGCTTCAATTAACATGCAGAGGACACTCAGCAACTTGGACTAA